GCAGAAACAGAGAAATTGCACAATGAAATAAAGACATTGAAAGAAAGACTAAATCAAACTGAGAGGGTGATAAGAAATGaatctgataaaattttagataatacagaaaagatgtatataaaaaataatagaggtGAACAGGATAAAGTGGATATGTTTCAAGAGCAAAGGCGACATCAAGAAGATATTGGAAATTTGAAGAGCATGTTGTTTGACGAGATACGTGTAAgttaatatgaattaaataattttgctcttgcactaaattattttacaaaattagatctttttttacaggcattgaaagagaaagatcACACTGTGAATGAGAGTATCTTGGAAACGaatgtaaaaactttaatcAGTCAACAAGAAAAAGAGATTGAGGGTTTAAGAAATCAACTTCTTGAAAGGGtaagtaaaaatgaaaatattatttttgtgaataatgttaatctattaaattatttttcagctAACTCCAGATGTGGAGAATATGCAAGTAAAGTTACAAACACAAGAGAATTATTGGAAAGCCAAAATAGAAGATATGGAAAGCGCACATCATCGGGATATCGAAAGACTGACCACGGAACTGAAAGTAACTCAGCAAGTAGCCGATCATATAAAGTCGGAATATTCAGCTAAGGTGCACGATTTAGAAAAGCAATCTATGGATCAATCAAATATGTTGATAGAACAAAGAAAGCAATTAAATAGCTTGTCACGTGAGATGAGTAATTCACAGACacagattaataattatagaattagggaaaaagacaaaatagaaaaatttcatgaatctcctatattaagaataaaacatgataatagttataataatagCGAAACATATCATAAGAGTTCAAATAGCATTCGAAATGGCGAGATGGTTATCGAAGATATTGGTAGTGAATGTAGTCAAGACAATGACAAATCAATCGCAATGCAAAGCAAATGTGTGcctaataaaaatgatactaTAGAAAGCAGGAACAATAGAAAATTCATCATTGATCTCAGTAGAACTACGGAACATGTGACTGCAATGTCGAATCTGAGAAATTTAGAGAGATTAGATGTTAGAAAaacgaaagataaaataaaacactatAACACATTGGACGAtgagaatgaaataattgattatacaAGTAAGAGCTTTACTTCCAAAGGAAATATTCCCactaatgtatataaaaagtatgcagatataaaaaatgttgaaagaaAAAGGATATTGCATAATGATATGAGAAATAgcaaaaattccaaatttctGGAAAAGCAAAGCGTCGTGAATTCTGCGACAGAATCTGTATCTTCATCATCAATGTCGGAATCGGAATCTGAAACTGAAAGTGTCACGGCGGATGATGACATTGTGATAGAAAAATACGAAACATCTGTAGTTAAGTCTTCCAACGCGAAGAACTTATCGATAGAAGAGGAGGTGCAAATCATGTTCAATAATCGATTGAGAGAATTGGGAATAGATCCGGAATGGCGAGGAATACCCGCGGCAACGTTTAAGCAAAAGATGGAGATCGTAAAGCATCAGCAAAATATCAACACCAAAAAGTTAGCTTGGTACGctcaaataaaacaaacaataCTGGAAGatctttttcagaaaatatcaACAAATCATAAAGAATCAAAATACACTATGCTCACAAAACATTCTCCCTTTAACAAGCTAATCCCTCACACCAAATCAAAAGCTTTAAAAGCGTTTAGCGAccataaaaataatggtaattattatatatttgttatattaaaaaattttttgata
This window of the Linepithema humile isolate Giens D197 chromosome 1, Lhum_UNIL_v1.0, whole genome shotgun sequence genome carries:
- the DZIP1 gene encoding cilium assembly protein DZIP1L isoform X1 — encoded protein: MAFSFRAGTNWCHDFPKLARESGFYFNMHGSRVRVDWNRISAIDIDRVIRERDFLTIDANINNVVDYCLESEYDVKILDPNFVKLFRLAQLSVEYLLYCKQYLDHSVIILKDELRQKIEQNVSMKKEVATLEDTLKNLKERSREKRKLIETSFGEMASGEIYKCPHCPKTFVRAIFVNAHIARKHSYISNIGVSTSPAHEHYRAETEKLHNEIKTLKERLNQTERVIRNESDKILDNTEKMYIKNNRGEQDKVDMFQEQRRHQEDIGNLKSMLFDEIRALKEKDHTVNESILETNVKTLISQQEKEIEGLRNQLLERLTPDVENMQVKLQTQENYWKAKIEDMESAHHRDIERLTTELKVTQQVADHIKSEYSAKVHDLEKQSMDQSNMLIEQRKQLNSLSREMSNSQTQINNYRIREKDKIEKFHESPILRIKHDNSYNNSETYHKSSNSIRNGEMVIEDIGSECSQDNDKSIAMQSKCVPNKNDTIESRNNRKFIIDLSRTTEHVTAMSNLRNLERLDVRKTKDKIKHYNTLDDENEIIDYTSKSFTSKGNIPTNVYKKYADIKNVERKRILHNDMRNSKNSKFLEKQSVVNSATESVSSSSMSESESETESVTADDDIVIEKYETSVVKSSNAKNLSIEEEVQIMFNNRLRELGIDPEWRGIPAATFKQKMEIVKHQQNINTKKLAWYAQIKQTILEDLFQKISTNHKESKYTMLTKHSPFNKLIPHTKSKALKAFSDHKNNDESVQKTENTTPSKLRLKQKIELLPKKYKDNEAFENTHESPSKRNGIDGSTPKVTPTYPRLMRNISSSSSIESEKDIKQISSTKITVSDSGARKISSPISRKQVIAPKFAENNDSDSAIVQQDDSILSLMNNKSVLKPMSGSVGSLVKKKVLFDLEDTKVDFDDTTVPENDQRTQITDDDWNISSFPERDEYALRRQKSMSTSNIILKTSQSDKIAEISKKIQEQLSIARKPPVGSVETIFRSSTNLQDLTNFNANNRLSSSLTGTISESPLPNFTSTNTKSSVFPQPAPRTRKDTDLTVHREHELKYSDLDSDIDEILQME
- the DZIP1 gene encoding cilium assembly protein DZIP1L isoform X2: MRVERYIDILCAIDIDRVIRERDFLTIDANINNVVDYCLESEYDVKILDPNFVKLFRLAQLSVEYLLYCKQYLDHSVIILKDELRQKIEQNVSMKKEVATLEDTLKNLKERSREKRKLIETSFGEMASGEIYKCPHCPKTFVRAIFVNAHIARKHSYISNIGVSTSPAHEHYRAETEKLHNEIKTLKERLNQTERVIRNESDKILDNTEKMYIKNNRGEQDKVDMFQEQRRHQEDIGNLKSMLFDEIRALKEKDHTVNESILETNVKTLISQQEKEIEGLRNQLLERLTPDVENMQVKLQTQENYWKAKIEDMESAHHRDIERLTTELKVTQQVADHIKSEYSAKVHDLEKQSMDQSNMLIEQRKQLNSLSREMSNSQTQINNYRIREKDKIEKFHESPILRIKHDNSYNNSETYHKSSNSIRNGEMVIEDIGSECSQDNDKSIAMQSKCVPNKNDTIESRNNRKFIIDLSRTTEHVTAMSNLRNLERLDVRKTKDKIKHYNTLDDENEIIDYTSKSFTSKGNIPTNVYKKYADIKNVERKRILHNDMRNSKNSKFLEKQSVVNSATESVSSSSMSESESETESVTADDDIVIEKYETSVVKSSNAKNLSIEEEVQIMFNNRLRELGIDPEWRGIPAATFKQKMEIVKHQQNINTKKLAWYAQIKQTILEDLFQKISTNHKESKYTMLTKHSPFNKLIPHTKSKALKAFSDHKNNDESVQKTENTTPSKLRLKQKIELLPKKYKDNEAFENTHESPSKRNGIDGSTPKVTPTYPRLMRNISSSSSIESEKDIKQISSTKITVSDSGARKISSPISRKQVIAPKFAENNDSDSAIVQQDDSILSLMNNKSVLKPMSGSVGSLVKKKVLFDLEDTKVDFDDTTVPENDQRTQITDDDWNISSFPERDEYALRRQKSMSTSNIILKTSQSDKIAEISKKIQEQLSIARKPPVGSVETIFRSSTNLQDLTNFNANNRLSSSLTGTISESPLPNFTSTNTKSSVFPQPAPRTRKDTDLTVHREHELKYSDLDSDIDEILQME
- the DZIP1 gene encoding cilium assembly protein DZIP1L isoform X3, which translates into the protein MSAIDIDRVIRERDFLTIDANINNVVDYCLESEYDVKILDPNFVKLFRLAQLSVEYLLYCKQYLDHSVIILKDELRQKIEQNVSMKKEVATLEDTLKNLKERSREKRKLIETSFGEMASGEIYKCPHCPKTFVRAIFVNAHIARKHSYISNIGVSTSPAHEHYRAETEKLHNEIKTLKERLNQTERVIRNESDKILDNTEKMYIKNNRGEQDKVDMFQEQRRHQEDIGNLKSMLFDEIRALKEKDHTVNESILETNVKTLISQQEKEIEGLRNQLLERLTPDVENMQVKLQTQENYWKAKIEDMESAHHRDIERLTTELKVTQQVADHIKSEYSAKVHDLEKQSMDQSNMLIEQRKQLNSLSREMSNSQTQINNYRIREKDKIEKFHESPILRIKHDNSYNNSETYHKSSNSIRNGEMVIEDIGSECSQDNDKSIAMQSKCVPNKNDTIESRNNRKFIIDLSRTTEHVTAMSNLRNLERLDVRKTKDKIKHYNTLDDENEIIDYTSKSFTSKGNIPTNVYKKYADIKNVERKRILHNDMRNSKNSKFLEKQSVVNSATESVSSSSMSESESETESVTADDDIVIEKYETSVVKSSNAKNLSIEEEVQIMFNNRLRELGIDPEWRGIPAATFKQKMEIVKHQQNINTKKLAWYAQIKQTILEDLFQKISTNHKESKYTMLTKHSPFNKLIPHTKSKALKAFSDHKNNDESVQKTENTTPSKLRLKQKIELLPKKYKDNEAFENTHESPSKRNGIDGSTPKVTPTYPRLMRNISSSSSIESEKDIKQISSTKITVSDSGARKISSPISRKQVIAPKFAENNDSDSAIVQQDDSILSLMNNKSVLKPMSGSVGSLVKKKVLFDLEDTKVDFDDTTVPENDQRTQITDDDWNISSFPERDEYALRRQKSMSTSNIILKTSQSDKIAEISKKIQEQLSIARKPPVGSVETIFRSSTNLQDLTNFNANNRLSSSLTGTISESPLPNFTSTNTKSSVFPQPAPRTRKDTDLTVHREHELKYSDLDSDIDEILQME